One region of Niallia sp. Man26 genomic DNA includes:
- a CDS encoding LysR family transcriptional regulator — MKIEQLEYVLEVAKSGAISKASENLHVTQSAVSQSITALEKELGVVLFHRARTGTLPTIQGKKVIQKAVEILLKVEELREEIKEDSKDVQGKLTFASIPIYMPYLLEPLAAFKADYPNVEIEIMEQETHEIINDITRFELDIGLITLHDGLKDKMENLDFQLLNKGEMKVFAHKDSAISVNDSIEPQALINETIVMYDGDYVKWFVQNFIAEFGSLQILFTSNNTDVIKKAVIQNMAITFSPELYKEGDTLLVNQNAIKKMNILNHQPVHIAFGFVYPKKKTPSLLGRKFMKYIESAMSPN, encoded by the coding sequence ATGAAGATTGAACAGCTTGAATATGTACTCGAAGTTGCAAAATCAGGAGCAATTTCCAAAGCATCAGAAAACCTGCATGTCACACAATCAGCTGTGAGCCAATCAATCACTGCTCTTGAAAAAGAACTGGGTGTTGTTTTGTTTCACCGTGCCAGAACAGGAACATTGCCTACCATACAAGGCAAAAAAGTAATTCAAAAGGCAGTGGAAATTTTATTAAAAGTAGAGGAATTACGCGAAGAAATAAAAGAGGACTCAAAAGATGTTCAAGGGAAGCTAACATTTGCTTCCATCCCAATCTATATGCCCTATTTACTGGAGCCGCTCGCAGCCTTTAAAGCGGATTATCCAAATGTAGAGATTGAGATTATGGAGCAGGAAACACATGAAATAATCAACGATATTACCCGTTTTGAACTGGACATTGGACTGATAACACTACATGATGGTCTAAAGGATAAAATGGAAAATCTTGATTTTCAGCTTCTAAATAAAGGGGAAATGAAGGTATTCGCACATAAAGATTCGGCCATTTCTGTTAATGATAGCATTGAGCCACAAGCACTCATTAATGAAACGATTGTTATGTATGACGGAGATTATGTAAAATGGTTTGTTCAAAACTTTATTGCTGAATTTGGAAGCTTACAAATATTGTTTACATCGAATAATACGGATGTCATTAAAAAGGCCGTCATTCAAAACATGGCTATCACCTTCTCACCAGAGCTTTACAAGGAAGGAGATACTCTCCTTGTTAATCAAAACGCTATAAAAAAAATGAACATTCTGAATCACCAGCCTGTACATATCGCTTTTGGTTTTGTATATCCTAAGAAGAAGACTCCATCATTGCTTGGTAGAAAATTCATGAAATATATAGAATCAGCAATGTCTCCTAACTAA
- a CDS encoding cell wall hydrolase, with protein MKNLKKLLIVSTVALSLFGFNTQSKAATNHVVQSGETYWILANKFGVSANSIKSANDATSNMLIPGQSLTIPNSTISAADKDLMARLVSAEAKGEPYAGKVAVATVILNRLDNKDFPDTIKDVIYQKDNGYYAFTPVQNGAINESADAESKKAVTEAIASRGYGQGSLFFYNPKTSTSDWIFSRQVTIKIGNHTFAK; from the coding sequence ATGAAAAACTTAAAGAAACTACTTATTGTTTCAACAGTAGCCCTTTCCTTATTTGGGTTTAATACGCAGTCTAAAGCCGCCACCAATCATGTTGTCCAAAGTGGCGAAACTTATTGGATTCTTGCAAATAAATTTGGTGTTTCAGCAAACAGCATAAAAAGCGCAAACGATGCTACAAGCAACATGCTTATTCCTGGTCAATCGCTGACTATTCCTAACTCTACTATCTCAGCAGCTGATAAAGATCTAATGGCACGTCTTGTATCTGCAGAAGCTAAAGGTGAGCCATATGCAGGGAAAGTCGCTGTGGCAACGGTTATTTTAAACAGATTGGATAACAAAGATTTCCCTGATACTATTAAAGATGTAATCTACCAAAAAGACAATGGCTATTATGCCTTCACACCTGTGCAAAATGGAGCAATAAATGAGTCTGCAGATGCAGAGTCGAAAAAGGCAGTAACAGAAGCAATTGCTTCAAGAGGCTACGGACAAGGTTCTCTGTTTTTCTATAACCCAAAAACATCTACAAGTGATTGGATTTTCTCACGTCAAGTGACAATCAAAATTGGTAACCATACGTTTGCAAAATAA
- a CDS encoding antibiotic biosynthesis monooxygenase, which yields MILEAAMLNVKEGMESEFEQAFAEASSIIASKKGYIEHELQRCMEDVGKYLLLVRWQTLEDHTIGFRQSAEYENWKKLLHHYYDPFPTVEHFKSVYISK from the coding sequence ATGATATTGGAAGCAGCCATGCTTAACGTGAAAGAAGGAATGGAGTCGGAGTTTGAACAAGCATTTGCTGAAGCATCGAGCATTATTGCAAGCAAAAAAGGCTATATAGAGCATGAATTGCAGCGCTGTATGGAAGATGTGGGCAAATACTTGCTGTTGGTCAGGTGGCAGACGCTTGAAGATCACACAATCGGGTTTAGGCAATCAGCAGAGTATGAGAACTGGAAAAAGCTGCTTCACCATTATTATGATCCTTTTCCAACGGTAGAGCATTTTAAATCTGTTTATATAAGCAAATAA
- a CDS encoding glycosyltransferase, protein MGLEAFTKSITLCMIVKNESKIITRCLDSAEAIIDSLSICDTGSTDDTVKIIKNWAKDNGKECTIHHTPFQNFGYNRTLSVNLAQGAYPDSDYLLLLDADMILQNSLAFHVNNLKSDQYLIMQMNQDLKYWNTRLIHAKRSWECVGVTHEYWELKESPATGTVGKLENIFILDKEDGGSKQDKFERDKRLLEEAVQDENQKPLWQRYMFYLAQTYYDLQDYSNAIEWYKKRIAEGGWQEEVYYSMLKIGLAYEQLANRSSVNLKREELLALSLFRLQQAWMYRPSRGEAIYHLARIHRELKNYQLAYLFAAEGKSIPFPANDLLFVDYTVHDYRFDCELAIAGFYIEKNKLSGKQALERLLARKEELPRHLHPWLEQTSQYYH, encoded by the coding sequence ATGGGATTGGAAGCATTCACGAAAAGCATTACACTTTGTATGATTGTTAAAAATGAGTCTAAAATAATCACAAGATGCCTAGATTCAGCTGAAGCGATTATTGATTCTCTCTCCATCTGTGATACAGGTTCGACAGACGACACGGTTAAAATTATCAAAAACTGGGCAAAAGATAATGGCAAAGAATGTACGATTCATCATACTCCATTTCAAAACTTCGGATATAACCGAACACTGTCTGTGAATCTGGCACAAGGTGCCTATCCAGACTCTGATTATCTTTTATTATTGGATGCAGATATGATCCTGCAGAATTCCCTTGCATTTCATGTAAATAACTTAAAAAGTGACCAATATTTAATCATGCAGATGAATCAAGATTTAAAGTATTGGAACACGCGGCTTATCCATGCAAAACGTTCATGGGAATGCGTCGGTGTGACACATGAGTACTGGGAGCTGAAAGAATCTCCTGCCACAGGAACTGTTGGAAAGCTTGAGAATATTTTCATTCTTGATAAGGAAGATGGCGGAAGCAAACAAGATAAGTTTGAAAGAGACAAAAGGTTGCTCGAAGAGGCTGTACAAGACGAGAACCAAAAGCCGCTTTGGCAAAGATATATGTTCTATTTAGCACAAACTTATTATGATTTGCAGGATTACTCCAACGCAATTGAATGGTATAAAAAGCGAATAGCAGAAGGCGGCTGGCAGGAGGAAGTGTATTACAGCATGCTGAAAATTGGTCTTGCTTATGAACAACTCGCGAACCGCTCCTCTGTAAATCTTAAGCGGGAAGAATTGCTGGCATTATCTTTATTTCGATTGCAGCAAGCATGGATGTATAGACCATCAAGAGGTGAAGCCATTTATCACCTCGCTCGGATTCATCGAGAATTAAAAAATTATCAGCTTGCCTATTTATTTGCAGCAGAAGGGAAATCAATTCCGTTCCCAGCAAACGATCTGCTGTTTGTCGATTATACGGTTCATGATTATAGATTTGACTGTGAACTGGCCATTGCAGGCTTCTATATAGAAAAAAACAAACTGTCTGGTAAACAAGCACTTGAACGCTTGCTAGCAAGGAAGGAAGAATTGCCAAGACATTTACATCCATGGCTTGAGCAGACTAGCCAGTATTATCACTAA
- a CDS encoding aldo/keto reductase family oxidoreductase gives MRTMKLGSSNLEVPVVSVGCMRINSLEAKEAEHFIQTALEQGANFFDHADIYGGGSCEEIFADAIHMSPTVRENIILQSKCGIRKGMFDFSKDHILQSVDGILQRLNTEYLDILLLHRPDTLVEPEEVAEAFDILESSGKVRHFGVSNQNPMQIQLLQKYVKQPIVANQLQLSITNSTMISSGFNVNMENESAINRDGGILDFCRLHDITIQPWSPFQYGFFEGVFLDNEKFPELNQKINEIAKKYNVSNTTIAIAWLLRHPAKMQPVIGTMNQSRLQDCIKASDITLTREEWYEIFRAAGNILP, from the coding sequence ATGAGAACAATGAAGCTTGGATCAAGCAATTTAGAGGTGCCAGTTGTCTCTGTCGGCTGTATGCGCATCAATTCGCTTGAAGCAAAAGAAGCGGAGCATTTTATTCAAACTGCATTAGAGCAAGGAGCTAATTTTTTTGATCATGCAGATATATATGGCGGCGGAAGCTGTGAGGAGATTTTCGCTGACGCTATACATATGAGTCCTACTGTTCGAGAAAATATTATTTTGCAATCCAAATGCGGAATTCGCAAGGGAATGTTTGATTTTTCCAAAGACCATATCCTCCAATCTGTTGATGGCATCTTACAACGATTAAACACAGAATATCTTGATATTCTTCTTTTACATCGTCCTGATACACTTGTTGAACCAGAAGAAGTAGCAGAAGCTTTTGATATCCTGGAAAGCTCAGGAAAAGTCCGTCATTTTGGTGTATCCAATCAAAATCCAATGCAAATTCAACTATTGCAAAAGTATGTAAAACAACCGATTGTTGCGAATCAGCTTCAATTAAGCATCACAAATTCGACCATGATTTCGAGCGGTTTTAACGTCAATATGGAAAACGAATCGGCCATTAACAGAGACGGCGGAATTCTCGATTTTTGCCGTCTTCATGATATTACTATTCAGCCTTGGTCACCATTCCAATATGGATTTTTTGAAGGCGTATTTTTGGACAATGAAAAATTCCCAGAATTAAATCAAAAAATTAATGAAATTGCAAAAAAATACAATGTCAGCAATACTACTATTGCAATTGCATGGCTGTTACGTCATCCAGCGAAAATGCAGCCAGTGATTGGAACAATGAATCAATCAAGATTGCAGGACTGTATAAAAGCGAGCGATATCACTTTAACTCGTGAAGAATGGTATGAAATTTTCCGCGCAGCAGGAAACATACTTCCATAA
- a CDS encoding YnfA family protein — protein MFYSMLMFIIAGLAEIGGGYLIWLWLREGKPLSFGLIGAIALILYGVIATFQTFPSFGKVYAAYGGVFIILSVLWGWGVDNKTPDFYDWIGAGICLLGAGIILFAPRS, from the coding sequence ATGTTCTATTCCATGCTGATGTTTATTATTGCAGGCTTGGCAGAAATTGGCGGCGGCTATCTCATTTGGCTATGGTTAAGGGAAGGCAAGCCCCTTTCCTTCGGCTTGATTGGAGCGATAGCACTTATACTTTACGGCGTTATTGCCACCTTTCAAACATTTCCGTCCTTCGGCAAGGTTTATGCGGCTTACGGCGGAGTGTTTATTATTCTGTCTGTGCTCTGGGGATGGGGTGTCGATAATAAAACACCCGATTTTTATGATTGGATTGGTGCCGGTATCTGTCTGCTAGGTGCTGGTATCATTTTGTTTGCACCACGTTCCTAA
- a CDS encoding dienelactone hydrolase family protein: MIKIIQNQPNLIIVAHEIYGINEHIKSFCEQVAQAGFDVVCPNLLKEPLAFSYSEEKEAYHHFHTNCSFLDSRASLCKLASENRREYKQIFIVGFSVGATAAWLASSSTADIDGAVCLYGSRIRDYTELVPKCPVLLVFPEEEQSFDVTSLMDILVKKEVKQVKLAGKHGFCDPFSKSFNIDSAKTAWSHMLAFFRSN; the protein is encoded by the coding sequence ATGATAAAAATCATCCAAAATCAACCTAATCTAATCATAGTTGCACATGAGATTTATGGAATAAATGAGCATATAAAATCGTTTTGTGAGCAGGTAGCACAAGCAGGATTTGATGTCGTATGTCCTAATCTGTTGAAAGAACCGCTAGCTTTTTCTTATTCGGAGGAAAAGGAAGCATATCACCATTTCCATACTAACTGCAGCTTTTTAGATAGTAGAGCAAGTTTATGTAAACTTGCTTCAGAAAATAGAAGGGAATATAAGCAGATTTTTATCGTCGGCTTTAGTGTTGGTGCGACAGCTGCATGGTTAGCCTCCTCGAGCACTGCAGACATTGATGGAGCGGTGTGCCTTTATGGATCGAGAATTAGAGACTATACAGAACTTGTGCCTAAATGTCCTGTTTTGCTTGTTTTTCCGGAAGAAGAACAGTCGTTTGATGTTACTAGCTTGATGGATATTTTAGTAAAAAAAGAAGTAAAGCAGGTTAAGTTGGCTGGAAAGCACGGTTTTTGTGATCCGTTTTCTAAAAGTTTCAATATAGATAGTGCGAAAACTGCTTGGAGTCATATGCTTGCCTTTTTTCGTTCTAACTAA
- a CDS encoding DMT family transporter — translation MKGYGYNIASILMMGVGPLIAKFGLQTISASAAAFINACTIVIASFIWGMLRKEPVKFYVSKDMTLLSVCNVLGVLFMYVSLSLLSPVQVGFLGRFYTVFAVLLSFVLLREKISKTEWMLVLLAVAGTFLFITPKDSGSLSVAGVICALLYTFFFALCNVLIKWRMEKGRNSNSILFTNSLWTFFLLALYLLIFPVSWQVSAQSVSLTAAASLMTGFLGTLFLYEALKRIRFSIANIMRAASPVILAIVSYPFFPVPLTSLNILGAVILLASIILIGITDYKKRRLKSLVE, via the coding sequence GTGAAAGGATATGGTTATAATATAGCTTCTATATTAATGATGGGGGTTGGGCCTTTAATTGCAAAGTTTGGCTTGCAAACCATTTCAGCCAGTGCTGCTGCATTTATTAATGCATGCACAATTGTAATTGCGAGTTTTATTTGGGGAATGCTTCGTAAAGAACCAGTTAAGTTTTATGTTTCAAAAGATATGACCTTGTTGTCTGTCTGCAATGTGCTCGGTGTCTTATTTATGTATGTGAGCTTAAGTTTGCTTTCACCTGTACAAGTCGGTTTTCTGGGCCGATTTTACACAGTATTTGCTGTTTTACTTTCATTTGTTTTGTTAAGAGAAAAAATCTCAAAAACAGAATGGATGCTCGTTCTCCTTGCTGTTGCCGGAACCTTCCTGTTTATTACACCTAAAGACAGCGGAAGTCTGTCAGTTGCAGGAGTCATTTGCGCTCTCCTGTATACGTTCTTCTTTGCTTTATGCAATGTCCTCATAAAATGGCGAATGGAGAAAGGCAGGAATTCTAACTCGATTCTGTTTACAAACAGCCTGTGGACATTTTTTCTTCTTGCACTCTATCTGCTGATTTTTCCTGTAAGCTGGCAAGTGTCTGCTCAAAGTGTTTCTCTTACCGCTGCCGCTTCTCTGATGACAGGGTTTTTAGGAACCTTGTTTTTATATGAGGCATTGAAGCGAATCCGTTTTTCCATTGCAAACATCATGAGAGCTGCCAGTCCAGTTATTCTCGCAATCGTTTCTTATCCATTCTTTCCTGTTCCTTTAACTTCACTAAATATATTAGGAGCGGTCATTCTTTTAGCTTCCATCATTCTTATTGGTATTACAGACTATAAAAAACGCAGACTCAAAAGTTTAGTGGAATAA
- a CDS encoding DUF4272 domain-containing protein, producing MKESWWMMTSHMLRKRKSEEQLQRLSVPVNKHLPYVEAEQYTEVRTKEEIVDRIIPLTIAAAKALGAPDDFLEETTEEFQAAALFTNEERQFMMAAILPEQAKINFSWKLECIWILMWSIDLVPELGMPDQTCDVDLLLEMILESSRTELLHKAELKPKSMILDELDFIYRAHWAVRDAQLNGTEIPAVFDEGVVYERHYALNWLVHYMDQTWDEISTDT from the coding sequence ATGAAAGAAAGTTGGTGGATGATGACCAGCCATATGCTCCGCAAAAGAAAATCAGAAGAGCAATTGCAAAGATTATCTGTGCCTGTTAATAAGCACCTGCCCTATGTCGAGGCAGAGCAATATACAGAAGTTCGTACTAAAGAAGAGATTGTAGACCGCATAATTCCTTTGACTATAGCCGCTGCTAAGGCACTGGGAGCACCTGATGATTTTTTGGAGGAAACAACGGAAGAATTTCAGGCTGCTGCTTTGTTTACAAACGAAGAACGTCAGTTTATGATGGCAGCGATCTTGCCAGAGCAAGCTAAAATTAATTTTTCTTGGAAGCTTGAATGTATTTGGATTTTGATGTGGTCCATTGATCTCGTTCCGGAATTAGGAATGCCTGATCAAACATGTGATGTAGATCTGTTGTTGGAAATGATCCTGGAAAGCTCGCGGACAGAGCTTCTTCATAAGGCCGAACTTAAACCAAAGAGTATGATATTGGATGAGCTTGATTTTATTTATCGTGCTCATTGGGCAGTCCGTGATGCACAGCTAAACGGAACCGAAATTCCTGCTGTCTTTGATGAGGGAGTTGTTTATGAAAGGCATTATGCCTTAAACTGGCTTGTTCATTACATGGATCAAACATGGGATGAGATAAGCACAGATACATAA
- a CDS encoding CBO0543 family protein — translation MHLLLSIILISICFFRKDWKKIHHYHLTILYVIICDLLYNLLCADKLLWKYNPDFFHDYPVLVDILHSFINLPSITLLFLANYPNKRGYFRQIKYILQWIAGSLVIESLFLYFNRIELINGYKAWMEILFYTVMYVMLRLHHLRPLVSYLLSAVIIIFLILFFKIPLTS, via the coding sequence ATGCATCTTCTGCTATCCATTATTCTTATATCAATCTGCTTTTTCAGAAAAGATTGGAAGAAAATCCACCACTATCATCTTACCATCCTGTATGTTATCATCTGTGACTTATTATATAATCTACTTTGCGCAGACAAGCTCCTATGGAAATACAATCCTGATTTCTTTCATGATTATCCTGTTCTTGTTGACATCTTGCACAGTTTTATAAATCTGCCGTCCATAACGCTTTTATTCTTGGCTAATTACCCTAATAAAAGAGGATACTTCAGACAAATTAAATATATTTTACAATGGATTGCTGGTTCATTAGTAATTGAATCACTTTTTCTATATTTTAATCGTATTGAATTAATAAACGGCTATAAGGCGTGGATGGAAATACTTTTTTACACGGTTATGTATGTAATGCTTCGTCTCCATCATCTACGGCCGTTGGTAAGCTATCTTCTCTCAGCTGTTATTATTATCTTTTTGATATTGTTTTTTAAGATTCCTTTAACATCATAA
- a CDS encoding alpha/beta-type small acid-soluble spore protein: MANRSNGNSSNNLLVPGAESALEQMKYEIAQEFGVQLGAETVARANGSVGGEITKRLVATAQSQLAGQSGNVIR, encoded by the coding sequence ATGGCAAATCGCAGTAATGGTAATAGCAGCAACAATCTTCTTGTACCTGGTGCTGAGTCCGCACTAGAACAAATGAAGTATGAGATTGCACAAGAGTTTGGTGTTCAACTTGGCGCTGAAACAGTAGCTCGTGCCAATGGTTCTGTTGGTGGAGAAATTACAAAACGTCTTGTTGCAACAGCTCAATCACAATTGGCTGGTCAATCTGGCAACGTAATTCGCTAA
- a CDS encoding DUF3231 family protein, which yields MKNDLLTSVELGALWTTYHKKTMILRILEHLIQHAEDNKAKSLMSGLYEKLEKKVEEMEIMIKDGGAALPSGFTKEDINEHAPALFTNGFDVMFCRILKEISMGMYVLHTTISYRDEIINFYRELTELTHMYYRHFTDYLLAKEFLQLPTTIKMPNSVDFISDTSYMKGTNLLGQKRQLNTVEYGLLHHSVETNLFGMQLMKAFAQCSTDREAKQYFTKGQQLSEEILQGTEKILVENNIPSPTLPGGLLTSSTEAPFSERLMLYCTYLLGGFSIGGQGFSSAFILRNDVIAKSAIFAKDAFEYTMEGAKLMMEKGWMEEPPKMEL from the coding sequence ATGAAAAATGATCTATTGACCTCTGTCGAACTTGGAGCATTATGGACAACCTACCATAAGAAAACAATGATTTTACGGATTTTAGAGCATCTTATCCAGCATGCTGAAGACAATAAGGCGAAAAGCTTGATGTCCGGGTTATACGAAAAGCTGGAAAAGAAAGTAGAAGAAATGGAAATCATGATTAAAGACGGCGGTGCTGCTCTACCAAGCGGCTTTACTAAAGAAGATATCAATGAACATGCACCTGCTCTTTTCACGAATGGTTTTGATGTAATGTTTTGCCGGATATTAAAGGAGATTAGCATGGGGATGTATGTTCTTCATACAACCATTTCCTATCGAGATGAAATAATCAACTTTTACAGAGAGTTGACGGAATTAACGCATATGTATTACCGGCATTTCACTGATTACTTGCTGGCCAAGGAGTTTTTGCAGCTGCCAACTACAATTAAAATGCCAAATTCCGTTGATTTCATCAGTGATACGTCCTATATGAAAGGAACGAATCTTCTCGGCCAAAAAAGACAGTTAAACACAGTGGAGTATGGACTGCTGCATCATTCTGTTGAAACAAATCTGTTTGGTATGCAGCTGATGAAAGCATTTGCTCAATGTTCTACAGATAGAGAAGCAAAACAATATTTTACTAAAGGTCAGCAGTTATCAGAAGAAATTCTGCAAGGAACAGAAAAAATATTAGTGGAAAACAATATCCCTTCTCCAACATTACCTGGCGGGCTACTAACTTCTTCAACAGAAGCACCGTTTTCTGAAAGACTGATGCTATATTGTACATATTTATTAGGCGGGTTCAGCATTGGCGGGCAAGGTTTCAGCTCTGCATTTATCCTGCGAAATGACGTTATTGCCAAGTCTGCAATCTTTGCAAAGGATGCATTTGAGTATACGATGGAGGGTGCCAAACTGATGATGGAAAAAGGATGGATGGAAGAACCTCCTAAAATGGAGCTTTAA
- a CDS encoding NUDIX domain-containing protein, producing MGVIFGARNSTLKYRYRKAVYAVIIKDGSLLTVINPRGHYFLPGGGTREGETNLQCLERELLEETGFTIANAQYIGRADMYFLSPSGAPIHNDGHFYYAALTAQKKKPLEQDYTTKWLDIEDCEKYLHHAHHVWAVKKFGNGFKANGNKSCF from the coding sequence ATGGGAGTAATATTTGGTGCTCGCAACTCAACATTAAAGTATCGGTACCGTAAAGCTGTATATGCAGTCATAATTAAAGATGGAAGCTTGCTTACAGTTATAAATCCTCGCGGTCATTATTTCCTGCCTGGTGGGGGAACAAGAGAGGGTGAAACGAATCTGCAGTGTTTAGAAAGAGAGCTGCTGGAGGAAACTGGCTTTACAATAGCAAATGCTCAATACATCGGACGTGCTGATATGTATTTTCTTTCTCCAAGTGGTGCTCCTATCCATAATGACGGGCACTTTTATTATGCTGCTCTGACTGCACAAAAGAAAAAACCACTTGAACAGGATTATACTACTAAATGGCTTGATATCGAAGATTGTGAGAAATATCTGCATCATGCCCATCATGTGTGGGCTGTTAAAAAGTTTGGAAATGGTTTTAAAGCGAATGGAAATAAAAGCTGCTTTTAG
- a CDS encoding GNAT family N-acetyltransferase yields MKLAEKQYERNNLAFSIRTAEEKDAASLSNLRLQIDGETENMDREKGEAFLDEAAFKKVINEDTIANNSLFLVAETAGRLVGFSRCEGGALKRTTHRAEFGICVLKEFWGCGIGTLLLKSTIEWADSIPLKKLSLSVLETNQKAISMYTKHGFEVEGILKNDKRLADGRFYSTIVMGRHHNIES; encoded by the coding sequence ATGAAACTAGCTGAAAAGCAATATGAACGAAATAATCTAGCTTTTTCGATTAGAACAGCAGAAGAAAAGGATGCAGCAAGCTTATCAAATTTGCGGCTGCAGATTGACGGAGAAACGGAAAATATGGATAGAGAAAAGGGAGAGGCCTTTTTGGATGAAGCAGCATTTAAGAAAGTGATAAATGAGGATACTATTGCGAATAACAGCTTGTTTTTGGTTGCTGAGACGGCTGGTAGGCTTGTCGGTTTTTCAAGATGCGAGGGCGGCGCGCTTAAAAGAACAACCCATCGTGCTGAATTTGGGATCTGTGTGTTAAAGGAATTTTGGGGTTGCGGAATTGGCACACTTTTATTGAAGAGCACAATCGAGTGGGCTGATAGCATCCCATTAAAAAAGCTATCATTGTCTGTACTTGAGACAAATCAGAAAGCGATCAGCATGTATACGAAGCACGGCTTTGAAGTAGAAGGAATATTAAAGAATGATAAACGATTAGCTGATGGACGTTTTTACAGCACAATTGTCATGGGCAGACATCACAATATAGAAAGTTAA
- a CDS encoding Gfo/Idh/MocA family oxidoreductase, with product MATHKIIIAGCGSMSHTWLEYALQRENAVIAGLVDLHAETALTLAEKFDLEVPVFTDINEAIKNTGANLVFDVTIPAAHPFIVSAALKAGCHVFGEKPMAETVEDAQRLVDCAMETGKSYSVMQNRRYNRQIRAFGELLASGMIGDIGSLHANFFLGPHFGGFREIMDSPLIVDMAIHTFDQARFLLQADPVSVYCHEYNPKGSWYKGNASAVCIFEMNDGSVFTYNGSWCAEGLNTSWESDWRATGSSGSAAWDGTTSLYAEIKNTSNEDSFIYPVERKNYEGSWTAREGHWGCLDEMFASIENGRNAETDCRDNIKSMKMVFGAVESAKKGVKIHF from the coding sequence TTGGCTACTCATAAAATCATTATTGCCGGCTGCGGCAGCATGTCCCATACTTGGTTAGAATATGCTTTGCAGCGCGAGAATGCAGTAATAGCAGGACTTGTTGATTTACATGCAGAAACGGCGTTAACTTTAGCAGAAAAATTCGATTTAGAAGTACCAGTTTTTACGGATATTAATGAGGCAATCAAAAACACTGGAGCAAACCTTGTATTTGATGTTACCATTCCAGCAGCTCACCCCTTTATTGTTTCGGCTGCATTAAAGGCGGGCTGTCATGTATTTGGTGAAAAACCAATGGCAGAAACCGTTGAGGATGCGCAACGGTTAGTTGATTGTGCTATGGAGACTGGAAAGAGCTACAGTGTTATGCAAAACCGTCGTTATAACCGGCAAATCCGCGCCTTTGGCGAGCTCCTTGCTTCTGGTATGATTGGTGACATAGGTTCTTTGCATGCGAACTTTTTCCTTGGACCTCATTTTGGCGGTTTCCGAGAAATCATGGATAGCCCTCTCATTGTGGATATGGCTATCCATACATTCGATCAAGCACGCTTCCTTCTGCAGGCAGACCCTGTTTCTGTGTATTGTCATGAATACAATCCGAAGGGCTCTTGGTATAAAGGAAACGCATCTGCTGTCTGCATTTTTGAAATGAATGACGGCTCTGTATTCACTTATAATGGCTCTTGGTGTGCAGAGGGACTTAACACCTCCTGGGAATCTGACTGGCGGGCTACTGGTAGCAGCGGCAGTGCAGCATGGGACGGAACAACCAGTCTCTATGCAGAAATAAAAAACACCTCAAACGAAGACAGCTTCATTTATCCAGTAGAAAGAAAGAATTATGAAGGCAGCTGGACAGCTCGTGAAGGGCATTGGGGCTGTCTTGATGAAATGTTTGCTTCCATTGAGAACGGCAGAAATGCAGAAACAGATTGCCGAGATAACATAAAAAGCATGAAGATGGTCTTTGGTGCAGTGGAGAGTGCAAAAAAAGGGGTGAAAATACATTTTTAA